A stretch of the Arvicola amphibius chromosome 8, mArvAmp1.2, whole genome shotgun sequence genome encodes the following:
- the LOC119820986 gene encoding inactive serine/threonine-protein kinase TEX14-like isoform X4 translates to MHSQASRFPVELGTVRDPDAQVGRLHRLALAGGPCWGLARLLRRVVQVDGENSAGQTGLFLSALLGHTSTVRLLLAFGANPNHRCLDGSTPVHAGAFSGRGLVVWHLLQAGGDLRLHDRQGRTPRDWAEQGDAKQSWEVLELLRWCRTHMSALVQSGELALTVFPSQLQASSGHSLCGTLPSLRLARADRALRQGQIRRSSQTPALGFGQLNSLQPPALIMGIPLVDPKELVPTQGEPERTYESSSQTLMANLLWKGHPVTVRQLKTPETRPDVLLADLQHCRLPVPADRWLQQSITKRMCILHHPGLLLLMAMSPSEDLSRLSLLFEPVWLGSLYILLHSARAVEEGPRALPGLLPSSLLLQVVEALLFLQSRCWAHGGLSSHAVQLVRPGLVKVSHLEHGRPLNQPRLQPRRQRDYPQGDPSPGLSPPPELYPWLPLELIHGDMPAPTSDLYSLCILAQEVFTGALPWAGGEGLEVKAKLEAGESPALDPLLPAPYQALVQAGLGLEPADRWGSLQSTRYLLRKAMAKDSEPAEWTALSPVTLGSLPEHLYREVTPRAKARSRLVLPFPDPSQALDSSEITDHSRVQQNAAWESGSSLTLGSSFSPCSSLHLDPSSGVGPSPSPSMHCCPEPISTKPDSEESELMEGSLFSRLQEMDLLEEIMAELQNKCHLEDTPRLSPTLNPDS, encoded by the exons ATGCATTCGCAGGCCTCACGCTTCCCGGTGGAGCTGGGCACCGTGAGGGATCCAGATGCCCAGGTGGGCCGTCTGCATCGCCTAGCTCTGGCTGGAGGCCCATGCTGGGGCCTAGCCAGGCTCCTGCGCAGAG TTGTCCAGGTAGATGGTGAGAACTCTGCTGGGCAGACGGGGCTCTTCCTGTCGGCACTACTGGGCCACACTTCTACTGTGCGCCTCTTACTGGCCTTCGGCGCCAACCCCAACCA CCGCTGCCTTGATGGCAGCACACCTGTGCATGCCGGTGCCTTCTCAGGCCGAGGGCTGGTGGTGTGGCACCTGCTGCAGGCAGGAGGTGACCTGCGCCTGCATGACCGGCAGGGTCGCACGCCTAGAGACTGGGCTGAGCAGGGTGATGCCAAGCAGAGCTGGGAG GTGCTGGAACTGTTGCGGTGGTGTCGTACCCACATGTCAGCGCTGGTGCAGAGTGGGGAGCTGGCGCTCACTGTGTTCCCAAGTCAATTACAAGCTAGCTCTGGACACAGCCTGTGTGGCACCCTGCCCTCACTCAGGCTGGCACGGGCAGACAG GGCACTGAGGCAAGGGCAGATCAGGAGATCCTCCCAAACTCCAGCCTTGGGGTTCGGCCAG CTGAACAGCCTGCAGCCACCGGCACTGATAATGGGCATCCCGCTGGTAGACCCCAAGGAGCTAGTACCAACCCAGGGTGAGCCTGAACGCACCTACGAGAGCAGTTCTCAAACCCTCATGGCCAA CCTCCTGTGGAAGGGGCACCCTGTTACTGTACGTCAGCTGAAGACCCCGGAAACCCGCCCTGACGTGCTGCTGGCTGACCTTCAGCACTGCAGGTTACCAGTCCCAGCTGACCGCTGGCTCCAGCAGTCCATAACCAAGAGGATGTG CATCCTGCACCACCCTGGCCTGCTGCTACTGATGGCAATGAGCCCCTCAGAGGACCTGTCCAGACTCAGCCTGCTCTTTGAGCCAGTGTGGCTGGGCTCCCTTTATATCCTGCTGCACTCAGCAAGAGCGGTTGAGGAGGGTCCCCGAGCGTTGCCAGGCCTGCTGCCCAGCTCTCTGCTGCTCCAGGTGGTGGAGGCCCTGTTGTTCCTGCAGTCCCGCTGCTGGGCCCATGGCGGCCTCAGTTCTCATGCTGTGCAGCTAGTGCGGCCAGGCCTGGTTAAGGTGAGCCACCTAGAACACGGGCGTCCGCTGAACCAGCCCAGGCTGCAGCCCAG GCGGCAACGGGACTACCCCCAGGGAGACCCAAGTCCAGGGCTTTCCCCACCCCCTGAACTGTACCCATGGCTACCACTTGAGCTGATCCATGGTGACATGCCAGCCCCTACCTCAGACCTCTACAGCCTCTGCATCCTGGCCCAGGAGGTCTTCACTG GAGCACTGCCGTGGGCTGGGGGAGAGGGACTGGAGGTGAAGGCAAAGCTGGAGGCAGGTGAGAGCCCGGCCCTGGACCCCTTGCTGCCAGCCCCTTATCAGGCCTTGGTTCAAGCGGGGCTGGGCCTGGAGCCTGCTGACCGCTGGGGCAGCTTGCAGAGCACTCGCTACCTATTGCGAAAGGCCATGGCCAAG GACTCAGAACCAGCAGAGTGGACAGCACTGTCTCCTGTAACCCTGGGTTCCCTGCCAG AGCATCTGTACCGTGAAGTGACCCCCAGGGCCAAGGCCAGATCAAGGCTTGTGCTCCCTTTCCCAGACCCTTCCCAG GCCCTGGATAGTTCTGAGATCACAGATCACAGCAGAGTCCAGCAGAATGCAGCCTGGGAATCGGGCAGCAGCTTGACTCTAGGCAGCAGCTTCAGCCCCTGCTCCAGTCTTCATCTGGACCCCAGCTCTGGTGtgggccccagccccagccccagcatgCACTGTTGCCCGGAACCCATCTCAACA AAACCTGATAGTGAGGAGAGTGAGCTGATGGAAGGCAGTCTCTTCTCCCGGCTACAGGA GATGGATCTGCTGGAGGAGATCATGGCCGAGCTGCAGAATAAGTGCCACCTTGAAGACACTCCCAGGCTGAGCCCCACTCTTAACCCAGACTCCTAG
- the LOC119820986 gene encoding inactive serine/threonine-protein kinase TEX14-like isoform X3, producing the protein MHSQASRFPVELGTVRDPDAQVGRLHRLALAGGPCWGLARLLRRVVQVDGENSAGQTGLFLSALLGHTSTVRLLLAFGANPNHRCLDGSTPVHAGAFSGRGLVVWHLLQAGGDLRLHDRQGRTPRDWAEQGDAKQSWEVLELLRWCRTHMSALVQSGELALTVFPSQLQASSGHSLCGTLPSLRLARADRALRQGQIRRSSQTPALGFGQVRERGWESRDPCILLVLKAPLFPQLNSLQPPALIMGIPLVDPKELVPTQGEPERTYESSSQTLMANLLWKGHPVTVRQLKTPETRPDVLLADLQHCRLPVPADRWLQQSITKRMCILHHPGLLLLMAMSPSEDLSRLSLLFEPVWLGSLYILLHSARAVEEGPRALPGLLPSSLLLQVVEALLFLQSRCWAHGGLSSHAVQLVRPGLVKVSHLEHGRPLNQPRLQPRRQRDYPQGDPSPGLSPPPELYPWLPLELIHGDMPAPTSDLYSLCILAQEVFTGALPWAGGEGLEVKAKLEAGESPALDPLLPAPYQALVQAGLGLEPADRWGSLQSTRYLLRKAMAKDSEPAEWTALSPVTLGSLPEHLYREVTPRAKARSRLVLPFPDPSQALDSSEITDHSRVQQNAAWESGSSLTLGSSFSPCSSLHLDPSSALWSSLPAGDPGSEEQGERKFCQDPSSAGAAVAHMGVLSWTPIPTC; encoded by the exons ATGCATTCGCAGGCCTCACGCTTCCCGGTGGAGCTGGGCACCGTGAGGGATCCAGATGCCCAGGTGGGCCGTCTGCATCGCCTAGCTCTGGCTGGAGGCCCATGCTGGGGCCTAGCCAGGCTCCTGCGCAGAG TTGTCCAGGTAGATGGTGAGAACTCTGCTGGGCAGACGGGGCTCTTCCTGTCGGCACTACTGGGCCACACTTCTACTGTGCGCCTCTTACTGGCCTTCGGCGCCAACCCCAACCA CCGCTGCCTTGATGGCAGCACACCTGTGCATGCCGGTGCCTTCTCAGGCCGAGGGCTGGTGGTGTGGCACCTGCTGCAGGCAGGAGGTGACCTGCGCCTGCATGACCGGCAGGGTCGCACGCCTAGAGACTGGGCTGAGCAGGGTGATGCCAAGCAGAGCTGGGAG GTGCTGGAACTGTTGCGGTGGTGTCGTACCCACATGTCAGCGCTGGTGCAGAGTGGGGAGCTGGCGCTCACTGTGTTCCCAAGTCAATTACAAGCTAGCTCTGGACACAGCCTGTGTGGCACCCTGCCCTCACTCAGGCTGGCACGGGCAGACAG GGCACTGAGGCAAGGGCAGATCAGGAGATCCTCCCAAACTCCAGCCTTGGGGTTCGGCCAGgtaagagagagaggatgggagagCAGGGACCCCTGCATCCTCTTGGTGCTCAAAGCCCCTCTTTTCCCTCAGCTGAACAGCCTGCAGCCACCGGCACTGATAATGGGCATCCCGCTGGTAGACCCCAAGGAGCTAGTACCAACCCAGGGTGAGCCTGAACGCACCTACGAGAGCAGTTCTCAAACCCTCATGGCCAA CCTCCTGTGGAAGGGGCACCCTGTTACTGTACGTCAGCTGAAGACCCCGGAAACCCGCCCTGACGTGCTGCTGGCTGACCTTCAGCACTGCAGGTTACCAGTCCCAGCTGACCGCTGGCTCCAGCAGTCCATAACCAAGAGGATGTG CATCCTGCACCACCCTGGCCTGCTGCTACTGATGGCAATGAGCCCCTCAGAGGACCTGTCCAGACTCAGCCTGCTCTTTGAGCCAGTGTGGCTGGGCTCCCTTTATATCCTGCTGCACTCAGCAAGAGCGGTTGAGGAGGGTCCCCGAGCGTTGCCAGGCCTGCTGCCCAGCTCTCTGCTGCTCCAGGTGGTGGAGGCCCTGTTGTTCCTGCAGTCCCGCTGCTGGGCCCATGGCGGCCTCAGTTCTCATGCTGTGCAGCTAGTGCGGCCAGGCCTGGTTAAGGTGAGCCACCTAGAACACGGGCGTCCGCTGAACCAGCCCAGGCTGCAGCCCAG GCGGCAACGGGACTACCCCCAGGGAGACCCAAGTCCAGGGCTTTCCCCACCCCCTGAACTGTACCCATGGCTACCACTTGAGCTGATCCATGGTGACATGCCAGCCCCTACCTCAGACCTCTACAGCCTCTGCATCCTGGCCCAGGAGGTCTTCACTG GAGCACTGCCGTGGGCTGGGGGAGAGGGACTGGAGGTGAAGGCAAAGCTGGAGGCAGGTGAGAGCCCGGCCCTGGACCCCTTGCTGCCAGCCCCTTATCAGGCCTTGGTTCAAGCGGGGCTGGGCCTGGAGCCTGCTGACCGCTGGGGCAGCTTGCAGAGCACTCGCTACCTATTGCGAAAGGCCATGGCCAAG GACTCAGAACCAGCAGAGTGGACAGCACTGTCTCCTGTAACCCTGGGTTCCCTGCCAG AGCATCTGTACCGTGAAGTGACCCCCAGGGCCAAGGCCAGATCAAGGCTTGTGCTCCCTTTCCCAGACCCTTCCCAG GCCCTGGATAGTTCTGAGATCACAGATCACAGCAGAGTCCAGCAGAATGCAGCCTGGGAATCGGGCAGCAGCTTGACTCTAGGCAGCAGCTTCAGCCCCTGCTCCAGTCTTCATCTGGACCCCAGCTCTG CCTTGTGGAGCAGCCTCCCTGCTGGGGACCCAGGCTCTGAGGAACAGGGTGAGAGGAAGTTCTGTCAGGACCCAAGCTCTGCAGGGGCAGCTGTGGCACACATGGGAGTGCTGTCCTGGACCCCCATCCCTACGTGCTGA
- the LOC119820986 gene encoding inactive serine/threonine-protein kinase TEX14-like isoform X1 gives MHSQASRFPVELGTVRDPDAQVGRLHRLALAGGPCWGLARLLRRVVQVDGENSAGQTGLFLSALLGHTSTVRLLLAFGANPNHRCLDGSTPVHAGAFSGRGLVVWHLLQAGGDLRLHDRQGRTPRDWAEQGDAKQSWEVLELLRWCRTHMSALVQSGELALTVFPSQLQASSGHSLCGTLPSLRLARADRALRQGQIRRSSQTPALGFGQVRERGWESRDPCILLVLKAPLFPQLNSLQPPALIMGIPLVDPKELVPTQGEPERTYESSSQTLMANLLWKGHPVTVRQLKTPETRPDVLLADLQHCRLPVPADRWLQQSITKRMCILHHPGLLLLMAMSPSEDLSRLSLLFEPVWLGSLYILLHSARAVEEGPRALPGLLPSSLLLQVVEALLFLQSRCWAHGGLSSHAVQLVRPGLVKVSHLEHGRPLNQPRLQPRRQRDYPQGDPSPGLSPPPELYPWLPLELIHGDMPAPTSDLYSLCILAQEVFTGALPWAGGEGLEVKAKLEAGESPALDPLLPAPYQALVQAGLGLEPADRWGSLQSTRYLLRKAMAKDSEPAEWTALSPVTLGSLPEHLYREVTPRAKARSRLVLPFPDPSQALDSSEITDHSRVQQNAAWESGSSLTLGSSFSPCSSLHLDPSSGVGPSPSPSMHCCPEPISTKPDSEESELMEGSLFSRLQEMDLLEEIMAELQNKCHLEDTPRLSPTLNPDS, from the exons ATGCATTCGCAGGCCTCACGCTTCCCGGTGGAGCTGGGCACCGTGAGGGATCCAGATGCCCAGGTGGGCCGTCTGCATCGCCTAGCTCTGGCTGGAGGCCCATGCTGGGGCCTAGCCAGGCTCCTGCGCAGAG TTGTCCAGGTAGATGGTGAGAACTCTGCTGGGCAGACGGGGCTCTTCCTGTCGGCACTACTGGGCCACACTTCTACTGTGCGCCTCTTACTGGCCTTCGGCGCCAACCCCAACCA CCGCTGCCTTGATGGCAGCACACCTGTGCATGCCGGTGCCTTCTCAGGCCGAGGGCTGGTGGTGTGGCACCTGCTGCAGGCAGGAGGTGACCTGCGCCTGCATGACCGGCAGGGTCGCACGCCTAGAGACTGGGCTGAGCAGGGTGATGCCAAGCAGAGCTGGGAG GTGCTGGAACTGTTGCGGTGGTGTCGTACCCACATGTCAGCGCTGGTGCAGAGTGGGGAGCTGGCGCTCACTGTGTTCCCAAGTCAATTACAAGCTAGCTCTGGACACAGCCTGTGTGGCACCCTGCCCTCACTCAGGCTGGCACGGGCAGACAG GGCACTGAGGCAAGGGCAGATCAGGAGATCCTCCCAAACTCCAGCCTTGGGGTTCGGCCAGgtaagagagagaggatgggagagCAGGGACCCCTGCATCCTCTTGGTGCTCAAAGCCCCTCTTTTCCCTCAGCTGAACAGCCTGCAGCCACCGGCACTGATAATGGGCATCCCGCTGGTAGACCCCAAGGAGCTAGTACCAACCCAGGGTGAGCCTGAACGCACCTACGAGAGCAGTTCTCAAACCCTCATGGCCAA CCTCCTGTGGAAGGGGCACCCTGTTACTGTACGTCAGCTGAAGACCCCGGAAACCCGCCCTGACGTGCTGCTGGCTGACCTTCAGCACTGCAGGTTACCAGTCCCAGCTGACCGCTGGCTCCAGCAGTCCATAACCAAGAGGATGTG CATCCTGCACCACCCTGGCCTGCTGCTACTGATGGCAATGAGCCCCTCAGAGGACCTGTCCAGACTCAGCCTGCTCTTTGAGCCAGTGTGGCTGGGCTCCCTTTATATCCTGCTGCACTCAGCAAGAGCGGTTGAGGAGGGTCCCCGAGCGTTGCCAGGCCTGCTGCCCAGCTCTCTGCTGCTCCAGGTGGTGGAGGCCCTGTTGTTCCTGCAGTCCCGCTGCTGGGCCCATGGCGGCCTCAGTTCTCATGCTGTGCAGCTAGTGCGGCCAGGCCTGGTTAAGGTGAGCCACCTAGAACACGGGCGTCCGCTGAACCAGCCCAGGCTGCAGCCCAG GCGGCAACGGGACTACCCCCAGGGAGACCCAAGTCCAGGGCTTTCCCCACCCCCTGAACTGTACCCATGGCTACCACTTGAGCTGATCCATGGTGACATGCCAGCCCCTACCTCAGACCTCTACAGCCTCTGCATCCTGGCCCAGGAGGTCTTCACTG GAGCACTGCCGTGGGCTGGGGGAGAGGGACTGGAGGTGAAGGCAAAGCTGGAGGCAGGTGAGAGCCCGGCCCTGGACCCCTTGCTGCCAGCCCCTTATCAGGCCTTGGTTCAAGCGGGGCTGGGCCTGGAGCCTGCTGACCGCTGGGGCAGCTTGCAGAGCACTCGCTACCTATTGCGAAAGGCCATGGCCAAG GACTCAGAACCAGCAGAGTGGACAGCACTGTCTCCTGTAACCCTGGGTTCCCTGCCAG AGCATCTGTACCGTGAAGTGACCCCCAGGGCCAAGGCCAGATCAAGGCTTGTGCTCCCTTTCCCAGACCCTTCCCAG GCCCTGGATAGTTCTGAGATCACAGATCACAGCAGAGTCCAGCAGAATGCAGCCTGGGAATCGGGCAGCAGCTTGACTCTAGGCAGCAGCTTCAGCCCCTGCTCCAGTCTTCATCTGGACCCCAGCTCTGGTGtgggccccagccccagccccagcatgCACTGTTGCCCGGAACCCATCTCAACA AAACCTGATAGTGAGGAGAGTGAGCTGATGGAAGGCAGTCTCTTCTCCCGGCTACAGGA GATGGATCTGCTGGAGGAGATCATGGCCGAGCTGCAGAATAAGTGCCACCTTGAAGACACTCCCAGGCTGAGCCCCACTCTTAACCCAGACTCCTAG
- the LOC119820986 gene encoding inactive serine/threonine-protein kinase TEX14-like isoform X5, whose product MHSQASRFPVELGTVRDPDAQVGRLHRLALAGGPCWGLARLLRRVVQVDGENSAGQTGLFLSALLGHTSTVRLLLAFGANPNHRCLDGSTPVHAGAFSGRGLVVWHLLQAGGDLRLHDRQGRTPRDWAEQGDAKQSWEVLELLRWCRTHMSALVQSGELALTVFPSQLQASSGHSLCGTLPSLRLARADRALRQGQIRRSSQTPALGFGQVRERGWESRDPCILLVLKAPLFPQLNSLQPPALIMGIPLVDPKELVPTQGEPERTYESSSQTLMANLLWKGHPVTVRQLKTPETRPDVLLADLQHCRLPVPADRWLQQSITKRMCILHHPGLLLLMAMSPSEDLSRLSLLFEPVWLGSLYILLHSARAVEEGPRALPGLLPSSLLLQVVEALLFLQSRCWAHGGLSSHAVQLVRPGLVKVSHLEHGRPLNQPRLQPRRQRDYPQGDPSPGLSPPPELYPWLPLELIHGDMPAPTSDLYSLCILAQEVFTGALPWAGGEGLEVKAKLEAGESPALDPLLPAPYQALVQAGLGLEPADRWGSLQSTRYLLRKAMAKDSEPAEWTALSPVTLGSLPEHLYREVTPRAKARSRLVLPFPDPSQALDSSEITDHSRVQQNAAWESGSSLTLGSSFSPCSSLHLDPSSGVGPSPSPSMHCCPEPISTDGSAGGDHGRAAE is encoded by the exons ATGCATTCGCAGGCCTCACGCTTCCCGGTGGAGCTGGGCACCGTGAGGGATCCAGATGCCCAGGTGGGCCGTCTGCATCGCCTAGCTCTGGCTGGAGGCCCATGCTGGGGCCTAGCCAGGCTCCTGCGCAGAG TTGTCCAGGTAGATGGTGAGAACTCTGCTGGGCAGACGGGGCTCTTCCTGTCGGCACTACTGGGCCACACTTCTACTGTGCGCCTCTTACTGGCCTTCGGCGCCAACCCCAACCA CCGCTGCCTTGATGGCAGCACACCTGTGCATGCCGGTGCCTTCTCAGGCCGAGGGCTGGTGGTGTGGCACCTGCTGCAGGCAGGAGGTGACCTGCGCCTGCATGACCGGCAGGGTCGCACGCCTAGAGACTGGGCTGAGCAGGGTGATGCCAAGCAGAGCTGGGAG GTGCTGGAACTGTTGCGGTGGTGTCGTACCCACATGTCAGCGCTGGTGCAGAGTGGGGAGCTGGCGCTCACTGTGTTCCCAAGTCAATTACAAGCTAGCTCTGGACACAGCCTGTGTGGCACCCTGCCCTCACTCAGGCTGGCACGGGCAGACAG GGCACTGAGGCAAGGGCAGATCAGGAGATCCTCCCAAACTCCAGCCTTGGGGTTCGGCCAGgtaagagagagaggatgggagagCAGGGACCCCTGCATCCTCTTGGTGCTCAAAGCCCCTCTTTTCCCTCAGCTGAACAGCCTGCAGCCACCGGCACTGATAATGGGCATCCCGCTGGTAGACCCCAAGGAGCTAGTACCAACCCAGGGTGAGCCTGAACGCACCTACGAGAGCAGTTCTCAAACCCTCATGGCCAA CCTCCTGTGGAAGGGGCACCCTGTTACTGTACGTCAGCTGAAGACCCCGGAAACCCGCCCTGACGTGCTGCTGGCTGACCTTCAGCACTGCAGGTTACCAGTCCCAGCTGACCGCTGGCTCCAGCAGTCCATAACCAAGAGGATGTG CATCCTGCACCACCCTGGCCTGCTGCTACTGATGGCAATGAGCCCCTCAGAGGACCTGTCCAGACTCAGCCTGCTCTTTGAGCCAGTGTGGCTGGGCTCCCTTTATATCCTGCTGCACTCAGCAAGAGCGGTTGAGGAGGGTCCCCGAGCGTTGCCAGGCCTGCTGCCCAGCTCTCTGCTGCTCCAGGTGGTGGAGGCCCTGTTGTTCCTGCAGTCCCGCTGCTGGGCCCATGGCGGCCTCAGTTCTCATGCTGTGCAGCTAGTGCGGCCAGGCCTGGTTAAGGTGAGCCACCTAGAACACGGGCGTCCGCTGAACCAGCCCAGGCTGCAGCCCAG GCGGCAACGGGACTACCCCCAGGGAGACCCAAGTCCAGGGCTTTCCCCACCCCCTGAACTGTACCCATGGCTACCACTTGAGCTGATCCATGGTGACATGCCAGCCCCTACCTCAGACCTCTACAGCCTCTGCATCCTGGCCCAGGAGGTCTTCACTG GAGCACTGCCGTGGGCTGGGGGAGAGGGACTGGAGGTGAAGGCAAAGCTGGAGGCAGGTGAGAGCCCGGCCCTGGACCCCTTGCTGCCAGCCCCTTATCAGGCCTTGGTTCAAGCGGGGCTGGGCCTGGAGCCTGCTGACCGCTGGGGCAGCTTGCAGAGCACTCGCTACCTATTGCGAAAGGCCATGGCCAAG GACTCAGAACCAGCAGAGTGGACAGCACTGTCTCCTGTAACCCTGGGTTCCCTGCCAG AGCATCTGTACCGTGAAGTGACCCCCAGGGCCAAGGCCAGATCAAGGCTTGTGCTCCCTTTCCCAGACCCTTCCCAG GCCCTGGATAGTTCTGAGATCACAGATCACAGCAGAGTCCAGCAGAATGCAGCCTGGGAATCGGGCAGCAGCTTGACTCTAGGCAGCAGCTTCAGCCCCTGCTCCAGTCTTCATCTGGACCCCAGCTCTGGTGtgggccccagccccagccccagcatgCACTGTTGCCCGGAACCCATCTCAACA GATGGATCTGCTGGAGGAGATCATGGCCGAGCTGCAGAATAA
- the LOC119820986 gene encoding inactive serine/threonine-protein kinase TEX14-like isoform X2, with amino-acid sequence MHSQASRFPVELGTVRDPDAQVGRLHRLALAGGPCWGLARLLRRVVQVDGENSAGQTGLFLSALLGHTSTVRLLLAFGANPNHRCLDGSTPVHAGAFSGRGLVVWHLLQAGGDLRLHDRQGRTPRDWAEQGDAKQSWEVLELLRWCRTHMSALVQSGELALTVFPSQLQASSGHSLCGTLPSLRLARADRALRQGQIRRSSQTPALGFGQVRERGWESRDPCILLVLKAPLFPQLNSLQPPALIMGIPLVDPKELVPTQGEPERTYESSSQTLMANLLWKGHPVTVRQLKTPETRPDVLLADLQHCSILHHPGLLLLMAMSPSEDLSRLSLLFEPVWLGSLYILLHSARAVEEGPRALPGLLPSSLLLQVVEALLFLQSRCWAHGGLSSHAVQLVRPGLVKVSHLEHGRPLNQPRLQPRRQRDYPQGDPSPGLSPPPELYPWLPLELIHGDMPAPTSDLYSLCILAQEVFTGALPWAGGEGLEVKAKLEAGESPALDPLLPAPYQALVQAGLGLEPADRWGSLQSTRYLLRKAMAKDSEPAEWTALSPVTLGSLPEHLYREVTPRAKARSRLVLPFPDPSQALDSSEITDHSRVQQNAAWESGSSLTLGSSFSPCSSLHLDPSSGVGPSPSPSMHCCPEPISTKPDSEESELMEGSLFSRLQEMDLLEEIMAELQNKCHLEDTPRLSPTLNPDS; translated from the exons ATGCATTCGCAGGCCTCACGCTTCCCGGTGGAGCTGGGCACCGTGAGGGATCCAGATGCCCAGGTGGGCCGTCTGCATCGCCTAGCTCTGGCTGGAGGCCCATGCTGGGGCCTAGCCAGGCTCCTGCGCAGAG TTGTCCAGGTAGATGGTGAGAACTCTGCTGGGCAGACGGGGCTCTTCCTGTCGGCACTACTGGGCCACACTTCTACTGTGCGCCTCTTACTGGCCTTCGGCGCCAACCCCAACCA CCGCTGCCTTGATGGCAGCACACCTGTGCATGCCGGTGCCTTCTCAGGCCGAGGGCTGGTGGTGTGGCACCTGCTGCAGGCAGGAGGTGACCTGCGCCTGCATGACCGGCAGGGTCGCACGCCTAGAGACTGGGCTGAGCAGGGTGATGCCAAGCAGAGCTGGGAG GTGCTGGAACTGTTGCGGTGGTGTCGTACCCACATGTCAGCGCTGGTGCAGAGTGGGGAGCTGGCGCTCACTGTGTTCCCAAGTCAATTACAAGCTAGCTCTGGACACAGCCTGTGTGGCACCCTGCCCTCACTCAGGCTGGCACGGGCAGACAG GGCACTGAGGCAAGGGCAGATCAGGAGATCCTCCCAAACTCCAGCCTTGGGGTTCGGCCAGgtaagagagagaggatgggagagCAGGGACCCCTGCATCCTCTTGGTGCTCAAAGCCCCTCTTTTCCCTCAGCTGAACAGCCTGCAGCCACCGGCACTGATAATGGGCATCCCGCTGGTAGACCCCAAGGAGCTAGTACCAACCCAGGGTGAGCCTGAACGCACCTACGAGAGCAGTTCTCAAACCCTCATGGCCAA CCTCCTGTGGAAGGGGCACCCTGTTACTGTACGTCAGCTGAAGACCCCGGAAACCCGCCCTGACGTGCTGCTGGCTGACCTTCAGCACTGCAG CATCCTGCACCACCCTGGCCTGCTGCTACTGATGGCAATGAGCCCCTCAGAGGACCTGTCCAGACTCAGCCTGCTCTTTGAGCCAGTGTGGCTGGGCTCCCTTTATATCCTGCTGCACTCAGCAAGAGCGGTTGAGGAGGGTCCCCGAGCGTTGCCAGGCCTGCTGCCCAGCTCTCTGCTGCTCCAGGTGGTGGAGGCCCTGTTGTTCCTGCAGTCCCGCTGCTGGGCCCATGGCGGCCTCAGTTCTCATGCTGTGCAGCTAGTGCGGCCAGGCCTGGTTAAGGTGAGCCACCTAGAACACGGGCGTCCGCTGAACCAGCCCAGGCTGCAGCCCAG GCGGCAACGGGACTACCCCCAGGGAGACCCAAGTCCAGGGCTTTCCCCACCCCCTGAACTGTACCCATGGCTACCACTTGAGCTGATCCATGGTGACATGCCAGCCCCTACCTCAGACCTCTACAGCCTCTGCATCCTGGCCCAGGAGGTCTTCACTG GAGCACTGCCGTGGGCTGGGGGAGAGGGACTGGAGGTGAAGGCAAAGCTGGAGGCAGGTGAGAGCCCGGCCCTGGACCCCTTGCTGCCAGCCCCTTATCAGGCCTTGGTTCAAGCGGGGCTGGGCCTGGAGCCTGCTGACCGCTGGGGCAGCTTGCAGAGCACTCGCTACCTATTGCGAAAGGCCATGGCCAAG GACTCAGAACCAGCAGAGTGGACAGCACTGTCTCCTGTAACCCTGGGTTCCCTGCCAG AGCATCTGTACCGTGAAGTGACCCCCAGGGCCAAGGCCAGATCAAGGCTTGTGCTCCCTTTCCCAGACCCTTCCCAG GCCCTGGATAGTTCTGAGATCACAGATCACAGCAGAGTCCAGCAGAATGCAGCCTGGGAATCGGGCAGCAGCTTGACTCTAGGCAGCAGCTTCAGCCCCTGCTCCAGTCTTCATCTGGACCCCAGCTCTGGTGtgggccccagccccagccccagcatgCACTGTTGCCCGGAACCCATCTCAACA AAACCTGATAGTGAGGAGAGTGAGCTGATGGAAGGCAGTCTCTTCTCCCGGCTACAGGA GATGGATCTGCTGGAGGAGATCATGGCCGAGCTGCAGAATAAGTGCCACCTTGAAGACACTCCCAGGCTGAGCCCCACTCTTAACCCAGACTCCTAG